One genomic segment of [Phormidium] sp. ETS-05 includes these proteins:
- a CDS encoding NifB/NifX family molybdenum-iron cluster-binding protein: MKVAISSTGNNLEAPLDPRFGRCAYFILVDSETGAFEAIANTAASQSGGAGIQAATTVIERGAKVAISGSFGPKADRALVAGGVQMYETKAATVRFALEEWQQSSASR, encoded by the coding sequence ATGAAAGTTGCCATCAGTTCTACGGGCAATAACTTAGAGGCCCCCCTAGACCCCCGGTTTGGCCGTTGCGCCTATTTTATCCTCGTGGACTCGGAAACCGGAGCATTTGAGGCGATCGCCAACACCGCTGCCAGTCAGTCCGGCGGTGCGGGGATCCAAGCCGCCACGACGGTAATAGAAAGAGGTGCTAAAGTGGCGATTTCCGGGAGTTTTGGGCCAAAAGCCGATCGCGCCCTGGTTGCAGGTGGCGTCCAAATGTACGAGACTAAAGCCGCAACAGTCCGTTTCGCCCTAGAAGAGTGGCAGCAGTCGTCTGCTAGTCGTTAA
- a CDS encoding AAA family ATPase translates to MINIPGVAAIAQIYESPNSLVYRGIREQDGIAIILKVLKENYPTPQELARYRTEYQITKSLNLPGVIKVYDLQKYQNTLVMFVEDFGGESLKIWSQQRRFSLEKFLTIAIKATHILGEIHAANIIHKDITPANIIWNPNTDQVKIIDFGISTQLTRENTGLKNPLVLEGTLPYMSPEQTGRMNRPLDYRSDFYSLGVTFYELLTEKLPFETTDPLELLHCHIAKQPLPPAELNSEIPPVISEIVMKLLEKNAENRYQSALGIKADLEKCWQQLQATQTIASFPLASQDISDKFQISPKLYGREAEVQTLLKAFDRVSSSASELMLIAGYSGIGKSALVQEIYKPITQKRGYFISGKFDQYQRNIPYSAVVIAFQELIKQLLTETEAELAQWRDKLLAAVGVNGQVIVDVIPEIELIIGQQVRLPELGPNEAQNRFNLVFQNFIKVFTQPEHPLVLFLDDLQWADGASLKLMHLLMSWASPGLFLIGAYRDNEVSAVHPLMLTIDEIAESGARISRISLSPLDLGTVTQLISDTVKSPAAKVASLGELVLWKTGGNPFFINEFLKSLYTENLLSFDYREVQWHWDLEQIKARGFTDNVVELMAGKIQKLPAVTQKMLKLAACIGNLFDLETLGLISEKSLPETVRGLQAAVAENLVDPVGNPGDVELAIASAEFLVSPAPKGSSSSLEYKFAHDRIQQAAYSLIPDQEKASTHYQIGQLLLQQISPAAREENIFKLANQLNYGISLIATPGERYQLAEMNLSACRKARAAAAYQAAREYARVGLSLLEDRAWEQEYGMTLALHELGAELALLSGDFEEMERLSAIVTERAQSLLDQVNVYRIQIQANVSRTKFAEAIAIAQLPLQKMGVTLPTAPTPTDIEQAFQEIKNLIGDRTIEDLVNLPLMTDAEQIVIVQTLSSVIPAAYVSGSPLFPLLVALSVKLSIQHGNTSYSGFSYATYGIILCNLLDITTGTQFGQLAFNVVSKLEAKSIKPEVLTVLGAFILHRKFHVKETLPLLQDGYATALEVGNLVFAGYNASNFCINSLWGGQPLANLEQDTRAYYHDLVALNQLAAANYCLVHWQCILSLLDVAASGSLSGRTYLSEAELLPKILAANDMLTLYFFYLYKLKLAFLFEEPNAASQYAVECRKYLVNGAGFICESAFYLYDSLVALSQLSHLVEDDSSFLWERVTENQTKLQQYWANYAPMNYQHKVDLVAAERCRVLGQKLEAMDLYDRAIKGAQANSYMNEAALAYELAAKFYLAEGKDLIARAYLQEARYHYQLWGANAKVNHLEQRYPQLLTAIQATTPEIAPTIAVTTREAGVSLDIATVMKAASTMSGEIVLARLLSNLMKILIENAGAQKGYLILTSQGQLLIEASGTLDSNQITVLPSMPLADYPGISQAIVNYVARTQASVVLNDATKEGKFTNDVYIQKNQPKSILCVPLVNQGQLVSIVYLENNLTTGAFTPERLQVLQLLSGQAAISIKNAKLYTEVRANEQRLAQLNQAYERFVPSQFLQFLGKSSIVEVKQGDQVQLEMSVLFSDIRSFTTLSESMTPEDNFKFINAYLRRMEPAIVEHNGFIDKYIGDAIMALFSGEADNAVKAGISMLHRLAEYNQHRLNSGYTPIHNGIGINTGTLMLGTVGGQNRMDGTVISDAVNLASRMESITKNYGVSLLISENTFLRLKEPDNYAIRMIDRVTVKGKSQQIAVYEVFDADPPHIKAGKLATRQPFTEGWHFYNQGFCYEAAQRFEICLRHNPDDRVAQIYLQRCHPKK, encoded by the coding sequence ATGATTAATATTCCTGGGGTGGCGGCGATCGCGCAAATATATGAAAGTCCCAACTCTCTTGTATATCGAGGTATCCGAGAGCAGGACGGCATTGCCATTATCCTCAAAGTCCTGAAAGAAAATTATCCTACTCCCCAAGAACTTGCGCGGTATCGCACCGAATATCAAATTACCAAATCCCTGAATTTGCCCGGGGTGATTAAAGTTTATGACTTGCAAAAGTATCAAAACACCTTAGTGATGTTTGTGGAGGATTTCGGTGGTGAATCCTTAAAAATATGGAGTCAACAACGACGATTTTCTCTGGAAAAATTCCTGACAATTGCAATTAAGGCTACTCACATATTAGGAGAAATTCACGCGGCCAATATTATTCATAAGGATATTACTCCGGCCAATATAATTTGGAATCCCAACACCGACCAGGTGAAAATCATCGATTTTGGGATTTCAACCCAACTGACGCGAGAAAATACAGGGCTGAAAAATCCTCTGGTTCTGGAAGGGACTCTCCCTTATATGTCACCGGAACAAACGGGGAGAATGAACCGCCCTCTGGACTACCGCAGTGACTTCTACTCTTTAGGAGTGACTTTTTATGAGCTGCTGACTGAGAAACTACCATTTGAGACCACCGATCCTCTGGAATTGCTCCACTGTCATATTGCGAAACAGCCCCTGCCCCCCGCTGAACTGAATTCAGAAATTCCGCCAGTGATTTCAGAAATAGTAATGAAGTTACTGGAGAAAAATGCCGAAAACCGCTATCAAAGTGCTTTGGGCATCAAAGCTGATTTAGAAAAATGCTGGCAGCAGTTACAGGCAACTCAAACTATAGCCAGTTTCCCTCTGGCCAGCCAAGATATTTCAGATAAATTCCAGATTTCTCCTAAATTATATGGCAGAGAGGCTGAAGTCCAGACGTTATTAAAGGCATTCGATCGCGTCAGTTCATCCGCCAGCGAATTGATGTTAATTGCGGGATATTCAGGGATTGGCAAATCAGCCTTAGTCCAGGAAATCTACAAACCGATTACCCAAAAACGGGGTTATTTTATTTCGGGCAAATTTGACCAATATCAACGCAATATTCCCTACAGTGCGGTGGTGATTGCTTTTCAGGAATTAATCAAGCAACTGTTAACCGAAACTGAAGCCGAGCTGGCTCAATGGCGAGATAAGCTATTAGCAGCAGTGGGAGTCAATGGGCAAGTAATTGTTGATGTTATACCGGAAATAGAACTAATTATTGGCCAGCAAGTCAGGTTGCCAGAACTGGGACCCAATGAAGCCCAGAACCGCTTTAATTTGGTATTCCAGAACTTTATTAAGGTTTTTACTCAACCAGAACATCCCTTGGTTTTGTTTCTGGATGACTTGCAGTGGGCGGATGGGGCTTCTTTAAAATTGATGCACCTTTTGATGAGCTGGGCATCACCAGGACTGTTTTTAATTGGCGCGTATCGTGATAACGAAGTTTCGGCGGTCCATCCCTTAATGCTGACTATCGATGAAATTGCCGAATCAGGGGCAAGGATTAGTCGAATTTCTTTGTCTCCCTTGGATTTGGGGACGGTGACACAACTGATTAGCGATACGGTGAAAAGTCCCGCTGCCAAGGTGGCATCTCTAGGAGAGTTGGTTTTATGGAAAACCGGAGGCAATCCATTTTTTATTAACGAGTTTTTGAAGTCGCTTTATACAGAAAATTTGTTAAGTTTTGACTATCGGGAGGTGCAATGGCACTGGGATTTGGAGCAAATCAAAGCGCGTGGATTTACGGACAATGTGGTGGAACTGATGGCAGGAAAAATTCAAAAACTGCCAGCAGTAACGCAAAAGATGTTAAAATTAGCCGCTTGTATTGGCAATTTATTTGATTTGGAAACCTTGGGGTTGATTAGTGAAAAGTCTCTGCCAGAAACCGTGAGAGGTTTACAGGCGGCAGTGGCGGAAAATCTGGTGGATCCAGTGGGCAATCCTGGGGATGTGGAATTGGCGATCGCCTCGGCTGAATTTCTGGTGTCACCAGCCCCCAAGGGATCTTCTTCCTCCCTAGAATATAAATTCGCTCACGATCGGATTCAGCAGGCCGCTTATTCTCTGATTCCTGACCAGGAAAAGGCCAGTACACATTATCAAATCGGCCAGCTCTTGCTCCAGCAAATTTCCCCGGCTGCGAGAGAAGAAAACATTTTTAAACTAGCTAATCAATTAAATTATGGCATTTCTTTAATTGCCACACCAGGGGAACGGTATCAATTAGCCGAAATGAATCTGAGTGCCTGTCGGAAAGCTAGAGCCGCCGCCGCCTACCAAGCGGCTCGTGAATATGCCAGAGTGGGATTGTCCCTGCTGGAAGACCGGGCTTGGGAGCAGGAATATGGAATGACTCTGGCTCTGCATGAATTAGGCGCCGAATTAGCTTTACTCTCTGGCGACTTTGAGGAAATGGAGAGGCTCAGCGCGATCGTCACCGAGCGGGCGCAGTCTTTATTGGATCAGGTGAATGTTTACCGGATTCAAATTCAGGCTAATGTCTCGCGGACGAAATTTGCCGAAGCGATCGCGATCGCCCAACTGCCTCTGCAAAAGATGGGCGTCACTTTGCCCACCGCACCCACACCCACAGATATAGAGCAGGCTTTCCAAGAAATCAAAAACCTGATTGGAGACCGGACAATTGAAGATTTAGTTAACCTACCGCTAATGACCGATGCGGAGCAAATCGTCATTGTCCAGACCCTCAGCAGTGTTATCCCAGCCGCTTACGTCTCTGGCTCACCCTTGTTCCCATTGCTGGTGGCTCTGTCAGTGAAATTATCCATTCAACATGGAAATACATCTTACTCGGGCTTTAGCTATGCTACCTATGGGATTATTCTTTGTAATCTGCTCGATATCACTACCGGTACGCAATTTGGTCAATTAGCCTTCAATGTGGTATCAAAATTGGAGGCAAAATCGATTAAACCGGAGGTCTTAACTGTACTGGGAGCATTTATTCTCCACCGGAAATTTCACGTCAAAGAAACCCTACCCCTATTGCAAGATGGCTATGCCACTGCCCTAGAAGTGGGAAACTTGGTATTCGCGGGATATAATGCCAGCAACTTTTGTATCAATTCTTTGTGGGGGGGTCAGCCCCTGGCAAATTTGGAGCAGGATACTCGTGCCTACTACCATGATTTGGTGGCATTAAACCAATTGGCGGCAGCCAATTACTGCCTCGTCCATTGGCAATGTATTTTAAGTTTGCTTGATGTGGCGGCGTCAGGCAGCTTATCTGGGCGTACCTATCTGTCTGAGGCGGAATTGCTCCCCAAGATATTGGCCGCCAATGATATGCTGACTCTGTATTTCTTTTATTTGTATAAGCTGAAATTGGCATTTTTGTTTGAGGAACCGAATGCCGCATCTCAGTATGCAGTTGAATGCCGGAAATATTTAGTTAATGGCGCGGGATTTATCTGTGAATCGGCGTTTTATCTTTATGATTCCCTGGTGGCTTTATCCCAGTTGAGTCACCTAGTGGAAGATGACAGCTCTTTCCTCTGGGAGCGGGTGACAGAGAACCAAACCAAGTTACAACAATATTGGGCAAATTATGCCCCGATGAATTACCAGCATAAGGTGGATTTGGTGGCAGCGGAGCGATGTCGGGTTTTGGGACAAAAATTAGAAGCGATGGACTTGTACGATCGCGCCATTAAAGGAGCCCAGGCTAATTCATATATGAATGAGGCGGCTTTGGCGTATGAGCTGGCGGCTAAATTCTATCTGGCTGAAGGTAAAGACCTAATTGCTAGAGCTTATCTGCAAGAAGCTCGCTATCACTATCAACTTTGGGGCGCTAATGCTAAAGTCAACCACTTAGAACAGCGATATCCCCAACTCTTAACAGCAATTCAAGCCACAACTCCAGAAATAGCGCCTACCATCGCGGTCACAACTAGGGAAGCTGGGGTTTCTTTGGATATCGCTACAGTGATGAAAGCAGCTAGCACAATGTCTGGGGAAATTGTCCTGGCTCGGTTGCTTTCTAATTTGATGAAAATTCTGATTGAGAATGCTGGCGCGCAAAAAGGTTACTTGATTTTGACAAGTCAGGGACAATTGCTGATTGAAGCATCTGGTACTCTGGATTCAAACCAGATCACAGTTTTGCCCTCCATGCCTTTGGCAGATTATCCGGGAATCTCCCAGGCGATCGTCAATTATGTAGCTCGCACTCAAGCCAGCGTGGTCTTAAATGATGCGACTAAGGAAGGGAAGTTTACTAACGATGTTTATATTCAAAAAAATCAGCCTAAATCTATATTGTGCGTTCCGTTGGTTAATCAAGGTCAGCTCGTCAGCATTGTTTACTTAGAAAATAACCTGACCACTGGGGCATTTACGCCAGAGCGATTGCAAGTATTACAATTATTGTCAGGACAAGCGGCGATTTCTATTAAAAATGCTAAACTCTACACAGAGGTTCGCGCTAATGAACAGAGATTGGCGCAACTGAATCAGGCATATGAGCGTTTTGTCCCCAGCCAATTTCTCCAGTTTCTCGGCAAATCCAGCATTGTGGAGGTGAAACAGGGGGACCAAGTACAGTTGGAGATGTCAGTTTTGTTTTCCGATATCCGCTCTTTTACCACCCTCAGTGAAAGTATGACGCCGGAGGACAATTTCAAGTTTATCAATGCTTATCTGCGTCGCATGGAACCGGCGATCGTCGAACATAACGGATTTATTGACAAATACATCGGCGATGCCATTATGGCTTTATTTAGTGGCGAAGCTGACAATGCCGTGAAAGCGGGAATTTCTATGCTGCATCGGCTGGCTGAGTACAACCAGCATCGGCTTAATTCTGGTTATACGCCAATTCACAATGGCATTGGGATTAATACCGGGACCCTGATGCTCGGAACTGTCGGCGGCCAAAATCGGATGGATGGTACTGTGATTAGTGATGCGGTGAATTTAGCCTCGCGGATGGAAAGCATTACGAAAAATTATGGCGTATCGTTACTGATTTCTGAAAATACATTTTTGCGGTTAAAAGAGCCAGATAATTATGCCATTAGAATGATCGATCGGGTCACGGTGAAAGGCAAATCTCAACAAATCGCAGTTTATGAGGTTTTTGATGCTGACCCGCCACACATTAAAGCCGGTAAATTAGCCACCCGCCAACCCTTTACGGAGGGATGGCATTTCTACAATCAAGGTTTTTGCTATGAAGCGGCCCAAAGGTTTGAAATTTGCCTGCGTCATAATCCCGATGATAGAGTAGCGCAAATTTATCTGCAACGTTGCCATCCCAAAAAATAA
- a CDS encoding DNA cytosine methyltransferase, whose protein sequence is MRRPIAIDLFSGCGGMSLGLEAAGFDIAASVELDPIHALVHHINFPYGASICQDINQLKTPKLIAKIKQKGFEAEVDLIAGGPPCQGFSHIGKRQLDDPRNSLVFEYVRIIKDIQPKYFIFENVPGIASGQHRQFLDELISEFKRLGYVIAEPIKILDASLFGAPQKRKRLILIGSRKDVTTAHYPLETHDEIEQNFNTVGDAISDLATIPALIGKDIGIDASKLDYSGFRKSFALMPSGAYHLCHKRQTDGRVWGHIGSQHTPESQMKFLSTEPGTVEKTSRFFKLSPSGLCNTLRAGTTSDKGAHTAPRPIHYLEPRCITIREAARLHTFPDWFQFHRTIWHGFREIGNAVIPLLAKSLGAEIIQCLDIDVNRLEIGDLPEIDSQYLSYNMGMASNYWNVPYNGITKRKRLGKV, encoded by the coding sequence ATGCGGAGACCGATCGCGATAGATTTATTCTCAGGCTGTGGGGGAATGTCTCTCGGACTTGAAGCCGCTGGCTTTGATATTGCCGCCTCAGTGGAACTGGATCCAATTCATGCTTTGGTTCATCATATTAACTTTCCCTATGGTGCCAGTATCTGCCAAGATATTAATCAATTAAAAACCCCAAAATTAATCGCTAAAATCAAACAGAAAGGCTTTGAAGCTGAAGTAGATTTAATTGCCGGTGGCCCCCCCTGCCAAGGCTTTTCTCATATTGGCAAACGGCAGTTAGATGATCCAAGAAACTCTCTGGTCTTTGAATATGTCAGAATTATCAAAGATATTCAGCCCAAATACTTTATTTTCGAGAATGTGCCAGGAATAGCATCTGGTCAACATCGGCAGTTTCTTGATGAATTAATCAGCGAATTTAAGCGGCTTGGTTATGTCATAGCTGAACCGATTAAAATCCTGGATGCCTCCCTGTTTGGCGCCCCCCAAAAAAGAAAACGATTAATTCTCATTGGCAGCCGCAAGGATGTCACCACAGCCCATTATCCTCTAGAAACCCATGATGAAATTGAGCAAAATTTTAATACCGTAGGGGATGCTATCTCAGATTTAGCAACTATCCCGGCTTTGATCGGTAAAGATATCGGGATTGATGCCAGTAAACTAGATTATTCTGGTTTTAGAAAAAGTTTTGCTTTAATGCCATCGGGAGCATATCATCTTTGTCATAAGCGCCAAACCGATGGACGAGTCTGGGGACACATTGGTTCTCAACATACCCCTGAATCACAAATGAAATTCTTATCGACTGAACCGGGAACGGTGGAAAAAACCAGTAGATTTTTTAAGCTGTCACCTTCAGGTCTTTGTAATACCCTGCGTGCAGGTACAACCAGTGATAAAGGGGCTCATACCGCCCCTAGACCGATTCACTATCTTGAACCCAGATGTATTACAATTAGAGAGGCGGCAAGACTGCATACATTTCCCGATTGGTTTCAATTTCATCGGACAATCTGGCATGGATTTAGAGAAATTGGCAATGCGGTGATACCGCTGTTAGCTAAATCTCTGGGAGCGGAAATTATTCAATGCCTAGATATTGATGTTAATCGGTTAGAAATTGGCGATTTACCAGAAATAGACAGTCAATATCTGAGCTATAATATGGGAATGGCTTCTAATTATTGGAATGTCCCATATAATGGGATTACTAAAAGAAAACGACTAGGAAAGGTTTAG
- a CDS encoding DUF6932 family protein, translating to MVISSESWQKWDYSSIPPLSVLRLEKVIPEFDENGNLPPGVHFCEWEEFVERFGTNFTRQRMIDGLELAMRQLKAAGCRTIYINGSFVTSKPKPGDFDACWDSEDVDYDYLRKNAPRLLNHLERNAQKSQDKGELFRSDEPVGDYGLASLEFFQRDRQLNEKGIIGIDLLR from the coding sequence ATGGTAATCAGCTCCGAGTCATGGCAGAAATGGGATTACAGCAGCATCCCCCCGTTATCTGTGTTAAGGTTAGAGAAAGTGATTCCAGAATTTGATGAAAATGGCAACTTACCACCAGGGGTTCATTTTTGCGAATGGGAGGAGTTTGTAGAACGATTTGGCACGAATTTTACCAGGCAGCGGATGATTGATGGTTTAGAATTGGCAATGCGCCAATTAAAAGCAGCAGGCTGCAGAACCATTTATATTAATGGTAGTTTTGTCACCAGTAAACCTAAACCTGGTGATTTTGATGCTTGTTGGGATTCAGAAGATGTGGATTACGATTATCTCCGCAAAAATGCCCCCAGATTACTAAATCATTTGGAGCGGAACGCCCAGAAATCACAAGATAAAGGTGAACTTTTCCGTTCAGATGAACCGGTAGGAGATTATGGTTTAGCTTCCTTAGAATTCTTTCAGCGTGACAGACAGTTGAATGAGAAGGGTATTATTGGTATAGATTTACTCAGGTAG
- a CDS encoding DNA-binding protein, with protein sequence MIKNEKQYEYSRECARRFEDAIRALDEDDELKKQDADGWQLSRDVKQSHLMALQAEIGEYERLINFPQNQPIKIQVDSINKLPDALIKARIAARMSHQELAEILGIEPERVRQYEDSDYQCASFVEILEVSIVLGVEFENAVMRVDFEEIAAVKRSAEKWRQEKVTMMAKK encoded by the coding sequence ATGATTAAAAATGAAAAACAGTATGAATACAGCCGAGAATGCGCTCGAAGATTTGAAGATGCTATTAGAGCCTTAGATGAAGATGATGAGCTGAAGAAGCAAGACGCGGATGGCTGGCAGCTTTCTCGCGATGTCAAACAATCTCACCTGATGGCTTTACAAGCAGAAATTGGGGAATATGAAAGGCTGATTAATTTTCCCCAAAACCAGCCGATTAAAATTCAAGTTGACAGCATCAATAAGCTGCCAGATGCTTTAATTAAAGCCAGGATAGCAGCCAGAATGAGTCACCAAGAATTAGCTGAGATTCTTGGAATTGAACCGGAGCGAGTTAGGCAATATGAGGACAGTGATTATCAATGTGCCAGCTTTGTAGAGATTTTGGAAGTTAGCATAGTTTTGGGTGTAGAATTTGAAAACGCTGTTATGCGGGTAGATTTTGAGGAAATCGCAGCAGTTAAACGAAGTGCAGAAAAATGGCGCCAGGAAAAAGTGACTATGATGGCAAAAAAGTGA
- a CDS encoding DUF2281 domain-containing protein, producing the protein MNLEQAVLDKSRTLPPDKQQEVLDFADFLQQKIIPKKPLKSVKGMWNNLDINITEEDITQARQEMWGN; encoded by the coding sequence ATGAATTTAGAACAAGCAGTTTTAGATAAATCGCGAACATTGCCCCCAGATAAGCAGCAAGAAGTTTTAGATTTCGCTGATTTCCTGCAACAAAAAATTATTCCTAAAAAACCCCTAAAAAGTGTGAAGGGGATGTGGAATAATTTAGATATCAATATTACGGAAGAAGATATCACCCAAGCTAGGCAGGAAATGTGGGGGAATTAA
- a CDS encoding helix-turn-helix domain-containing protein: protein MKPSKQELLEAKGWKIGTVSDFLELTPEETILVEIKLALSKSLEERRQKMMTQSELAGKIGTSQPRIAQAENSDASVSLELLIRSILATGATPKDIGQIISGVG from the coding sequence ATGAAGCCATCTAAGCAAGAGCTTTTAGAAGCAAAAGGGTGGAAAATTGGAACAGTTTCAGACTTTTTGGAGTTAACACCAGAAGAAACTATACTGGTTGAAATCAAGCTGGCTCTTAGCAAAAGTTTGGAGGAGCGGAGGCAGAAGATGATGACTCAAAGTGAACTGGCTGGGAAAATTGGAACGAGCCAACCTCGGATTGCTCAAGCTGAAAATAGTGATGCGTCAGTCTCTCTTGAACTGTTGATCCGCTCCATATTGGCAACGGGTGCAACTCCTAAAGATATCGGGCAAATTATTAGTGGTGTAGGTTAA
- a CDS encoding type II toxin-antitoxin system RelE/ParE family toxin, which translates to MGEQNKPLAWLHGEVKTPPFSQEARIEAGFLLRQLQEGETLGLPHSRPMPSIGTRCHELRIRDVEQNWRIIYRVDEDAILIVAVFNKTTRATPKNVIEVCKKRLSQYDTEQEE; encoded by the coding sequence ATGGGAGAGCAAAATAAACCTTTAGCTTGGCTGCATGGTGAGGTTAAGACTCCACCTTTCAGTCAGGAAGCGCGGATAGAAGCAGGTTTTCTGCTAAGGCAACTACAGGAAGGCGAAACCCTGGGATTACCACATTCGCGTCCTATGCCCAGTATAGGAACTCGCTGCCATGAATTACGGATTAGAGATGTGGAGCAAAATTGGAGAATCATTTATCGAGTTGATGAAGATGCCATCTTGATTGTCGCGGTGTTTAACAAAACCACAAGGGCGACACCCAAAAACGTGATTGAAGTTTGCAAAAAGCGCTTGAGCCAATACGATACCGAGCAAGAGGAGTAA